The following proteins are co-located in the Camelina sativa cultivar DH55 chromosome 12, Cs, whole genome shotgun sequence genome:
- the LOC104733628 gene encoding ribonuclease 3-like protein 3: MESQLKNAVAESLPQPHELENLISFEGNEDNNTEAKGSTDPADEPLDIELLEKNLNYKFKNKNLLLQAFTDVTYVDEECDSYELLELLGDSVLDTAISLEFIKRYPKESPGALTKLRAVNVDTEKLARVAVKHELYRYFRHKKPLFLEQIMEFVEAKKEHPLHSHGLLKVPKSLANIVESTIGALFMDCECIKTVWKVIKPFMEPIILLENFKNHPMTELNEMCQKRNLKLTAKDTWKDNGKYCFLIEDKLVGCGLYLEKKETARNLAAQNAVENFSRFIRDL, from the exons ATGGAGTCGCAACTCAAAAACGCTGTTGCTGAATCCTTGCCACAGCCACATGAGTTGGAGAATTTGATCAGCTTCGAAGGTAATGAAGATAACAACACCGAAGCCAAGGGATCAACCGATCCGGCGGACGAGCCTTTGGATATCGAATTATTGGAGAAGAACTTAAATTACAAGTTCAAAAACAAGAATTTGTTGCTGCAAGCGTTCACAGACGTTACTTACGTTGACGAGGAGTGTGATTCGTACGAACTCCTAGAGCTTTTAGGAGATTCGGTCCTAGATACGGCCATAAGCTTAGAGTTTATTAAACGCTACCCTAAAGAATCACCTGGTGCTTTGACTAAGCTCCGAGCGGTCAACGTAGACACGGAGAAATTGGCTAGGGTCGCTGTCAAACACGAACTCTATCGCTACTTCCGTCATAAGAAACCCTTGTTTCTGGAGCAG ATAATGGAATTTGTGGAAGCAAAAAAAGAACATCCATTACATTCGCATGGTCTTTTGAAAGTACCTAAATCTCTAGCAAACATAGTAGAGTCTACCATTGGAGCTCTCTTCATGGACTGCGAGTGCATCAAAACCGTCTGGAAG gtGATAAAACCATTTATGGAGCCAATaatacttttagaaaatttCAAGAACCATCCAATGACAGAACTCAATGAGATGTGCCAGAAGAGGAACTTGAAACTGACGGCCAAAGACACCTGGAAAGACAATGGAAAATATTGTTTCCTTATTGAGGATAAGTTGGTTGGATGCGGactatatttagaaaaaaaagaaactgctCGTAATCTCGCTGCACAAAATGCTGTCGAGAATTTCTCAAGATTTATCAGAGATCTTTAA